From Drosophila virilis strain 15010-1051.87 chromosome X, Dvir_AGI_RSII-ME, whole genome shotgun sequence, the proteins below share one genomic window:
- the LOC6632152 gene encoding DDB1- and CUL4-associated factor 6, with product MTDKGQRHSVHRCISNYPYNAGSGSAQANLEASCKNSLDFVQRLNLLSTLSVHNGCVNTVNWNASGTLIVSGSDDNHLVITETKSGRVAARTKTQHKRHIFSARFMPHSNDLAVISCSGEGIVLHTEFLAPYGPGRSMEEALIGESDRYASFFDCHAFGSTYDVLPLPDSPRMFLSCGEDGTVRCIDLRVSSRCAESVCDKHIFITAPCAVTAMDVAPINHYNVAIGCSDSIVRLYDRRMLSAGIDRERITWPLKAYPIPMKYTRRHYRPTCVKFSADESELLVSYSMEQLYLFDMHHPGYNDAELLRSGCYTPKLRRDNDPEPQMPRLRFRGDWSDTGPNSMANAEHGSNRPNVGQARPPLEPGVLSRLSDEIFRMLNSQTRQLRALNPSTSSSYSTPRTPAHMSWQDAVLRTLDNQRETAIAPNNSLLSSAANAPIPIESPPAVANSSADDATPAESLNAEPAEVKSDTVLEPARENRQDRQELNKFDYVKMSFSGHRNSRTMVKGACFWGDDFIMSGSDCGHIFVWQRQTGKVVKTLLADHRVVNRVQPHPTLPYLVSSGIDYNVKVWAPISPKAIFDESETAELIRSNEIMLVETRDTITVPAQIMIRILASLHQYRRLMHASGGSAFGMENRRNRRDAVRVAMNAENAGVVAVAVDHNNDNAANDIDNENEDNDDSDSNHNSNSSNAT from the exons ATGACCGACAAGGGACAGAGGCACAGTGTACATCGGTGCATCAGCAACTATCCGTACAATGCGGGCAGCGGAAGCGCCCAGGCGAATCTGGAGGCCAGCTGCAAGA ATTCGTTGGACTTTGTGCAACGCCTGAATCTGTTGAGCACGTTGAGCGTGCACAACGGTTGTGTGAATACGGTTAATTGGAATGCCAGCGGAACGCTCATTGTATCCGGCTCCGATGACAATCATCTGGTCATCACGGAGACCAAGAGCGGTCGTGTGGCGGCCAGGACAAAGACTCAGCACAAGCGTCATATATTTAGTGCACGTTTCATGCCGCACTCAAACGATCTGGCGGTCATCTCGTGCTCCGGCGAGGGTATTGTGTTGCACACCGAATTCCTGGCACCCTACGGCCCCGGCAGAAGCATGGAGGAGGCGCTCATTGGCGAGTCCGATCGCTATGCCAGTTTCTTTGATTGCCACGCCTTTGGCAGTACATACGATGTCCTACCGCTGCCCGACAGCCCACGCATGTTCCTCAGCTGCGGCGAAGACGGCACCGTCCGTTGCATTGACCTAAGGGTGAGCAGTCGCTGTGCCGAGTCCGTTTGCGACAAGCACATCTTTATAACGGCACCGTGCGCGGTGACAGCAATGGATGTGGCGCCCATTAATCATTATAATGTTGCCATTGGCTGCTCGGACTCCATAGTTCGGCTCTATGATCGCCGCATGCTCTCCGCTGGCATCGATCGGGAGCGCATCACTTGGCCATTGAAAGCTTATCCCATACCGATGAAGTATACACGCCGGCATTACCGTCCCACCTGCGTTAAGTTTAGCGCCGACGAATCGGAACTGCTGGTCAGCTATTCCATGGAGCAGCTATATTTGTTTGATATGCATCATCCGGGCTACAATGATGCCGAGCTGCTACGCAGCGGCTGTTACACGCCCAAGCTGCGGCGCGACAATGATCCAGAGCCGCAAATGCCGCGCCTGCGTTTTCGCGGCGATTGGTCCGATACAGGCCCCAATTCCATGGCCAATGCCGAGCACGGTTCCAATCGTCCCAATGTCGGTCAGGCGCGTCCGCCGCTTGAGCCTGGTGTGCTGAGTCGACTCAGCGATGAAATCTTTCGCATGCTCAATTCTCAAACACGTCAGCTACGTGCCCTAAATCcgagcaccagcagcagctactcCACCCCAAGGACACCGGCTCATATGTCCTGGCAAGACGCTGTTCTACGCACCCTGGATAACCAGAGGGAGACCGCAATAGCTCCCAACAACAGCCTACTTAGTAGTGCCGCCAATGCACCCATTCCCATAGAGTCGCCGCCAGCAGTTGCGAACTCGTCAGCTGATG ACGCCACACCTGCTGAATCCTTGAATGCTGAGCCTGCAGAAGTGAAGAGCGACACTGTGCTGGAACCTGCTAGGGAGAATAGGCAAGATCGTCAAGAGCTGAACAAATTTGATTATGTGAAAATGTCGTTTAGCGGACATCGGAACTCGCGTACCATGGTGAAGGGCGCCTGTTTCTGGGGCGACGACTTCATTATGTCCGGCTCGGATTGCGGCCACATCTTTGTCTGGCAACGGCAGACGGGCAAAGTGGTGAAAACGCTGCTCGCGGATCATCGCGTAGTGAATCGTGTCCAGCCGCATCCGACGCTACCCTATTTGGTTAGCTCGGGCATTGATTACAACGTGAAGGTCTGGGCGCCAATTTCACCAAAGGCCATCTTCGACGAGAGCGAAACGGCTGAG cTGATCAGGAGCAATGAGATAATGCTAGTGGAGACACGCGATACTATAACGGTACCTGCTCAGATCATGATACGCATTTTGGCCAGTCTACATCAGTATCGTCGCCTGATGCACGCCTCGGGTGGATCGGCATTCGGCATGGAAAATAGGCGGAACCGTAGAGACGCTGTGCGCGTGGCTATGAATGCGGAGAATGCGggagttgttgctgttgctgttgatcaCAATAATGATAATGCAGCTAACGATATTGATAATGAGAATGAGGACAACGATGATAGTGacagcaaccacaacagcaacagctcgaATGCAACTTAA